Proteins encoded within one genomic window of Pseudanabaena sp. BC1403:
- the murQ gene encoding N-acetylmuramic acid 6-phosphate etherase, with amino-acid sequence MNNVLKSGDRGYLLTEQANPHSQNLDRLSALEIVELFNQEDAKAVAAVGQEKEAIAAAITCIAEAIANSGRLFYVGAGTSGRLGVLDAAECPPTFCSDPELIQGILAGGMNAMVRSSEALEDREDDGAAAIAERNISDRDVVFGITAGGTTPYVHGALKEAHKRGAKTIFFCCVPPDQFPIQYDIEIRPLVGAEILAGSTRLKAGTATKLVLNTVSTGVMVQLGKVYGNRMIDVSVTNSKLEDRAIRIIRDLTSLSREEAAKLLERSGKRVKLALLMHWKGVDVATAEQLLQNTQGHLGKAMM; translated from the coding sequence GTGAATAATGTTTTAAAGAGTGGCGATCGCGGTTATTTGTTAACCGAGCAAGCAAATCCCCATAGTCAAAATCTGGATCGGCTCAGTGCCTTAGAAATTGTCGAACTTTTTAATCAAGAAGATGCCAAGGCTGTTGCCGCAGTCGGACAAGAAAAGGAAGCGATCGCGGCAGCGATTACCTGCATTGCTGAAGCGATCGCTAATAGCGGCAGATTGTTTTATGTTGGTGCTGGCACAAGTGGACGACTTGGTGTCCTTGATGCTGCCGAATGTCCACCCACCTTTTGCAGTGATCCTGAGTTGATTCAAGGCATCTTGGCGGGTGGGATGAACGCAATGGTACGCAGCTCTGAAGCCCTTGAAGATCGCGAAGATGATGGTGCAGCAGCGATCGCGGAAAGAAATATTAGCGATCGCGATGTTGTTTTTGGCATTACCGCAGGCGGAACCACACCCTATGTTCATGGAGCGCTCAAGGAAGCCCACAAACGTGGTGCAAAAACGATCTTTTTTTGCTGTGTACCGCCTGACCAATTTCCGATTCAGTACGATATTGAGATTCGTCCGCTAGTTGGGGCAGAGATCTTGGCGGGATCTACCAGACTTAAAGCAGGGACAGCGACAAAATTAGTTTTAAATACGGTTTCGACAGGGGTAATGGTGCAGCTAGGCAAGGTCTATGGCAATCGGATGATTGATGTCTCTGTCACCAATAGCAAGCTCGAAGATCGGGCTATTCGGATTATTCGTGATCTCACCTCACTCAGTCGTGAGGAGGCTGCAAAATTACTAGAGCGATCGGGCAAACGAGTAAAATTAGCTTTGCTAATGCATTGGAAGGGCGTAGATGTCGCCACCGCCGAGCAATTGTTGCAAAATACTCAAGGTCATCTTGGAAAAGCCATGATGTAG
- a CDS encoding PCP reductase family protein encodes MQNPDYFESLTWTAEAKIKYKNIPYFVRAQARLKIEQLAQAAGSDTITAEIVEKARIEFGQ; translated from the coding sequence ATGCAAAATCCAGATTATTTTGAAAGCTTAACTTGGACAGCAGAAGCAAAAATCAAGTACAAAAATATTCCCTACTTTGTGCGAGCGCAGGCTCGCCTGAAAATCGAGCAACTAGCTCAAGCCGCAGGTAGTGATACGATCACCGCAGAAATTGTCGAAAAAGCAAGGATTGAGTTTGGCCAGTGA